In the Sinorhizobium arboris LMG 14919 genome, one interval contains:
- a CDS encoding pyridoxal phosphate-dependent aminotransferase, translating into MRYASITSRLSELGSGKWTLHSRARQLKASGAEIIELTIGEPDLPPDRALLEECQRSMNAGRYRYSNGRGEPAVVAALTEKYRRRRATATEENILCFPGTQTALFTVMSGLAEAGDGVLVGDPLYATYEGVIRSTGAHPIFVPLKPEYGFHMRAEDLEKAVTPECRVLLLNTPHNPTGAVLTTDEIAAIGEVARRHDLWIVCDEVYEELVFEAPFASPFDNPELAERTVVVSSISKSHAAPGFRSGWAVGPAEFTERLLPISETMLFGQQPFIADMTAYALTHEIDTARQMRESYSRRARRIVDGLADTPGVSVLPPEAGMFALIDVSGTGLSGEAFAWALLEEEGVAVMPGSSFGEKARNFLRVSLTVPDAAIEEACRRIAALAERCATRKERRA; encoded by the coding sequence TTGCGCTACGCGTCCATCACATCACGTCTTTCCGAGCTCGGTTCCGGGAAATGGACGCTGCATAGTCGCGCGCGTCAATTGAAGGCAAGCGGGGCCGAGATCATCGAATTGACCATCGGCGAGCCGGACCTGCCGCCGGACCGCGCGCTCCTGGAAGAATGCCAGCGCTCCATGAATGCGGGACGCTACCGCTATTCCAACGGCCGCGGCGAGCCCGCAGTCGTGGCGGCGCTAACGGAAAAATACCGCCGCCGCCGCGCTACCGCGACCGAGGAAAACATTCTTTGCTTCCCGGGAACGCAGACTGCGCTCTTTACCGTCATGTCCGGCCTTGCCGAGGCGGGCGACGGCGTGCTCGTCGGAGATCCGCTATACGCGACCTATGAAGGCGTCATCCGGTCAACCGGCGCCCATCCGATATTCGTGCCGCTGAAGCCGGAATACGGTTTTCACATGCGGGCGGAGGACCTGGAAAAGGCGGTCACGCCCGAATGCCGCGTGCTGCTCCTCAATACGCCGCACAACCCCACCGGCGCCGTTCTGACGACGGACGAGATTGCGGCGATCGGCGAGGTCGCCCGCCGTCACGATCTCTGGATCGTCTGCGACGAAGTGTATGAGGAGCTCGTCTTCGAGGCCCCCTTCGCTTCGCCCTTCGACAATCCGGAGCTTGCCGAACGCACGGTGGTCGTCTCCTCCATTTCCAAGTCGCATGCCGCACCCGGCTTTCGCAGCGGCTGGGCCGTCGGGCCGGCCGAGTTCACCGAGCGCCTGCTGCCGATTTCCGAGACCATGCTTTTCGGGCAGCAGCCGTTCATCGCCGACATGACCGCTTACGCGCTGACGCACGAAATCGATACGGCGAGGCAGATGAGAGAATCCTACAGCCGGCGCGCCCGGCGGATCGTAGACGGTCTTGCCGACACGCCCGGCGTTTCGGTGCTGCCGCCGGAGGCCGGTATGTTCGCGCTGATCGATGTCTCCGGCACGGGCCTCTCCGGTGAGGCTTTCGCCTGGGCGCTCCTTGAGGAAGAGGGGGTTGCGGTCATGCCTGGGTCGTCCTTCGGTGAAAAGGCAAGGAACTTTCTGCGCGTGAGCCTCACCGTTCCTGATGCCGCAATCGAGGAGGCATGCCGCCGCATCGCCGCTCTCGCCGAACGTTGCGCCACACGCAAGGAGCGCCGCGCATGA
- a CDS encoding KpsF/GutQ family sugar-phosphate isomerase produces MMNLIHATADAHAGGTVLESIGRTLTTATNGIKALADHLTSDEAFAGALVDAVELMGDGDGRVVVSGVGKSGHIGRKIAATLASTGTSAYFVHPTEASHGDLGMITAQDALVLLSWSGETAELANMLTYAKRFKVPIISISSNRESTLARNSEIALVLPKVPEACPHGLAPTTSAMLQLAVGDALAIALLERRGFSAEDFKTFHPGGKLGAQLRLVQELAHGTGQMPLLSVGRPMSEAVIEMSAKGFGVVGITDESGKLIGVITDGDLRRHMGGDLLVQPVEEVMSRSPRVIKGDVLASAAMEFMQEHKVTVLFLVDGTGVPVGILHIHDLLRAGVA; encoded by the coding sequence ATGATGAACCTGATACACGCGACGGCGGATGCGCATGCCGGTGGCACGGTGCTGGAGTCGATCGGCAGGACACTGACGACGGCGACGAACGGCATCAAGGCCCTTGCCGACCATCTGACGAGCGACGAAGCCTTTGCGGGCGCCCTCGTGGATGCGGTCGAACTGATGGGCGACGGCGACGGCCGCGTCGTGGTTTCCGGTGTCGGCAAGAGCGGGCATATCGGCCGCAAGATTGCAGCCACGCTCGCTTCCACCGGCACCTCCGCCTATTTCGTCCATCCGACCGAAGCCAGTCACGGCGACCTCGGCATGATCACCGCTCAGGATGCACTGGTGCTGCTATCCTGGTCGGGCGAAACGGCGGAACTCGCCAACATGCTGACCTACGCCAAGCGCTTCAAGGTGCCGATCATCTCGATCTCGTCGAACCGGGAGAGCACGCTCGCGCGCAATTCCGAGATCGCACTCGTGCTGCCGAAGGTGCCGGAGGCCTGCCCGCACGGCCTGGCGCCGACAACCTCGGCCATGCTGCAGCTCGCCGTCGGCGATGCTCTGGCGATCGCGCTGCTGGAACGCCGGGGCTTCTCGGCCGAGGATTTCAAGACCTTCCACCCCGGCGGCAAGCTTGGCGCGCAGCTGCGCCTGGTCCAGGAGCTGGCGCATGGCACCGGACAGATGCCGTTGCTCTCCGTCGGCCGCCCGATGAGCGAGGCCGTCATCGAGATGTCGGCCAAAGGCTTCGGCGTCGTCGGCATAACGGATGAAAGCGGCAAGCTGATCGGCGTCATCACCGATGGCGACCTGCGCCGCCACATGGGCGGGGATCTCCTCGTGCAGCCGGTTGAAGAGGTGATGTCGCGCAGTCCGAGGGTGATCAAGGGCGACGTTCTTGCCAGCGCCGCAATGGAATTCATGCAGGAACACAAGGTAACCGTGCTGTTCCTCGTCGACGGCACGGGCGTGCCGGTCGGCATTTTGCACATTCACGATCTGCTGCGCGCCGGCGTCGCCTGA
- a CDS encoding protein translocase subunit SecDF, with protein MRTSRWAILAYVAIIIFGCLAALPNVLTPAMRQQVASVLPFEPVTLGLDLRGGSHLVLEVDGAGLQKARLNSLLDDTRRVLRGERVSASSARISGNSVTVSIPDAADRDKVLPKLQELATPVSTVGFAAGAPEVEVTTAGDVITLAMTEAGLADRMTKAVEQSLEIIRNRVDQVGVAEPLIQRIGSNRILVQLPGLQDPTRLRELLGSTAQMSFHMLDQSVDVTQPAPRGVDILPGADDGNRYPVESRVAISGERLDDAKVGFDQRTNQPVVDFSFDSLGARQFADITRENVGRPFAIVLDGKVLTAPVINEPILGGRGQISGNFTVEEATVLSALLRSGALPAPLTIIEERSVGPNLGSDSIRMGLYTGLVGFGLVVVLMVVLYGSWGMIANVGLVLHTIMTIGVLGLIGSTLTLPGIAGIILGIGMAVDANILINARIREETATGAGAMKALDVGFNKAYATIIDSNVTTLTGTILLFWLGSGPVRGFAVTMMLGIAISMFTSVTVVRLLMREVVVRRKMKKLEIPSLFGQVPALPTFSFMKRRFLAIGFSAFLSISSVILFFTPGLNYGIDFIGGIQVEAVSKEKIDLATLRRSLGELNLGEVTLQDFGGGQSVLVRVQRQPGGEQEQTAALNRVKDAVVAAIPGASMERTEVVGPTVSGELARSGFLAVGLAMVAILLYIWFRFEWHFAVGAIAVLLLDITKTVGFFALTGIDFNLTAIAALLTMIGYSVNDKVVVYDRMRENLRRYKSMPFSDLIDMSINQVIARCIFTSVATALSLVPMAIWGGEAVRSFAWPMIFGVIVATTSSIYIGGPILLFLSRWWKEREAARSAAQQAETPTV; from the coding sequence ATGCGTACATCCAGATGGGCGATTCTCGCCTATGTCGCGATCATCATCTTCGGATGCCTTGCGGCACTGCCGAACGTTCTGACACCGGCCATGAGGCAGCAAGTCGCTTCCGTGCTCCCCTTCGAGCCGGTCACGCTCGGCCTCGATCTGAGGGGCGGTTCGCACCTCGTTCTCGAAGTGGACGGGGCGGGCCTGCAGAAGGCTCGACTCAACTCGCTTCTGGACGATACCCGCCGCGTCCTGCGCGGCGAGCGTGTCTCCGCCTCCTCGGCGCGCATCAGCGGCAACAGCGTGACGGTCAGCATTCCCGATGCGGCGGACCGGGACAAGGTTCTGCCGAAACTGCAGGAGCTGGCCACACCCGTGAGCACGGTGGGCTTCGCCGCCGGTGCTCCTGAGGTCGAGGTGACGACGGCCGGCGACGTCATCACCCTGGCCATGACCGAGGCGGGCCTTGCCGACCGCATGACCAAGGCGGTCGAGCAGAGCCTGGAAATCATCCGCAACCGCGTCGACCAGGTCGGCGTCGCCGAGCCGCTGATCCAGCGGATCGGTTCCAACCGCATTCTGGTCCAGCTTCCCGGCCTCCAGGATCCGACACGGCTGCGCGAACTTCTGGGTTCGACGGCGCAGATGAGCTTCCACATGCTCGATCAAAGCGTCGACGTGACCCAGCCGGCGCCACGTGGGGTCGACATCCTGCCCGGCGCCGATGACGGCAACCGCTATCCGGTCGAAAGCCGCGTCGCCATTTCCGGGGAGCGGCTCGACGACGCCAAGGTCGGCTTCGACCAGCGCACCAACCAGCCGGTTGTCGATTTCAGCTTCGACTCGCTCGGCGCACGCCAGTTTGCCGACATCACCCGTGAAAATGTCGGCCGACCCTTTGCGATCGTGCTCGACGGAAAGGTGCTGACGGCGCCGGTCATCAACGAGCCGATCCTCGGCGGCCGCGGCCAGATCAGCGGCAACTTCACAGTGGAGGAGGCAACGGTTCTTTCCGCACTCCTGCGCTCCGGCGCCCTGCCGGCGCCGCTGACGATCATCGAAGAGCGTTCGGTCGGCCCGAATCTGGGCAGCGACTCGATTCGCATGGGTCTTTATACCGGCCTCGTCGGTTTCGGCCTCGTCGTGGTCCTCATGGTCGTTCTCTACGGCAGCTGGGGTATGATCGCCAATGTCGGCCTGGTGCTGCACACGATCATGACGATCGGCGTCCTCGGCCTGATAGGCTCTACGCTGACCTTGCCCGGTATTGCCGGTATCATTCTCGGCATCGGCATGGCCGTGGACGCGAACATCCTGATCAATGCGCGTATCCGCGAGGAAACCGCAACGGGCGCCGGCGCGATGAAGGCGCTGGATGTCGGCTTCAACAAGGCCTACGCCACGATCATCGACTCCAACGTCACGACGCTCACCGGCACGATCCTCCTGTTCTGGCTCGGCAGCGGTCCGGTTCGGGGCTTCGCCGTCACCATGATGCTCGGCATCGCCATCTCGATGTTCACGTCGGTCACGGTCGTGCGCCTGCTGATGCGCGAGGTCGTCGTACGCCGCAAGATGAAGAAGCTGGAAATCCCGTCGCTTTTCGGCCAGGTGCCGGCACTGCCCACCTTCTCCTTCATGAAGCGCCGCTTCCTGGCCATCGGCTTCTCGGCTTTCCTGTCGATCAGCTCTGTCATCCTGTTCTTCACGCCGGGCCTCAATTACGGCATCGATTTCATCGGCGGGATCCAGGTCGAGGCGGTTTCGAAGGAAAAGATCGATCTTGCGACGCTGCGCCGCAGCCTCGGGGAGCTCAATCTCGGCGAGGTGACGCTGCAGGACTTCGGCGGCGGTCAGTCGGTGCTGGTCCGCGTGCAGCGGCAGCCGGGCGGTGAGCAGGAACAGACAGCGGCGCTGAACAGGGTCAAGGACGCGGTGGTGGCTGCCATCCCCGGCGCCAGCATGGAGCGGACCGAGGTCGTCGGTCCGACGGTGAGCGGCGAACTGGCGCGATCCGGCTTTCTTGCCGTCGGGCTCGCCATGGTGGCGATCCTGCTCTACATCTGGTTCCGCTTCGAATGGCACTTCGCCGTCGGCGCGATCGCCGTGCTGTTGCTCGACATCACCAAGACCGTCGGCTTCTTTGCGCTTACGGGCATCGACTTCAACCTGACCGCAATCGCGGCGCTGCTGACGATGATCGGCTATTCGGTAAACGATAAGGTGGTGGTCTACGATCGCATGCGCGAGAACCTGCGCAGATACAAGTCGATGCCGTTCTCGGATCTGATCGATATGAGCATCAACCAGGTGATCGCGCGATGCATCTTCACCTCGGTTGCGACGGCGCTTTCGCTGGTGCCGATGGCGATCTGGGGCGGCGAGGCGGTGCGGAGCTTCGCCTGGCCGATGATCTTCGGCGTCATCGTCGCAACGACCTCGTCCATCTATATCGGCGGCCCGATCCTGCTGTTCCTGAGCCGCTGGTGGAAGGAGCGGGAAGCCGCTCGTTCCGCCGCGCAGCAGGCGGAAACGCCGACGGTCTGA
- a CDS encoding RrF2 family transcriptional regulator: MLTKKGKYGLKALVDLARLAPGQTAFITEIAQRNNIPKKFLDTILLELRNAGVLRSKKGPGGGYSLSRPASEIRIGHVIRTLDGPLAPIRCASRTAYEVCEDCSDPETCRVRISMISVRDAMSSILDSMTLAEFAAAGVLPPETSVEKRVGRA; encoded by the coding sequence ATGCTGACGAAGAAGGGAAAATACGGACTGAAGGCGCTGGTCGACCTGGCACGGCTCGCGCCCGGCCAGACCGCCTTCATCACCGAGATCGCCCAGCGCAATAATATTCCGAAAAAATTTCTCGATACTATCCTCCTGGAACTGCGCAACGCTGGTGTCCTGCGCTCGAAGAAGGGTCCCGGCGGCGGCTATTCCCTGTCGAGACCGGCGTCCGAGATCCGCATCGGTCACGTCATAAGGACGCTCGATGGCCCGCTGGCGCCGATACGTTGCGCCAGCCGCACGGCCTACGAGGTTTGCGAGGACTGCAGCGATCCGGAGACCTGCCGGGTGCGCATCTCGATGATATCGGTGCGTGACGCGATGTCGTCCATCCTCGATTCGATGACGCTCGCCGAGTTCGCGGCCGCCGGAGTCTTGCCTCCGGAGACCTCCGTGGAAAAGCGGGTCGGCCGAGCATGA
- a CDS encoding 5-guanidino-2-oxopentanoate decarboxylase — MTVELKTVGETLVDLLEANGVEVVFGIPGVHTVELYRGLAASRIRHVTPRHEQGAGFMADGYARVSGRPGVALVITGPGLTNTITAMAQARQDSIPMLVISGVNRRDSLGHGQGLLHELPDQHGMMKTLALYSHTLLNPADLPLVVDRAFAVLLSGRPGPVHIEIPTDVMALKIEGRPAKPASATRPRSDSETLQKAAILCAEAARPVILCGGGALTAEAEVRELAERIGAPVVTTVNARGMLAGHPLRVPASPSLRAVRALLREADLVLALGTEMGQTDYDLYADGGFPPLMNLVRTDIDAAQLARGPAAALSILSGAKAATAGILGFLPVHAAIRDGAVRAETARKAALKELTPKMLAEVGVVETIYRTLPDCTIVGDSTQAVYAGNLYCDAPRQRAWFNSATGYGSLGYAPPAAVGAAVADRERPVICLVGDGGFQFSLAEIGSAVDAAARVIFLVWNNDGYREIESYMVESGITPEGVKPSAPDFLLAGKAYGLPAERLASVKDLPRALTDAASRPGPSLIEIHQERTLGATA; from the coding sequence ATGACCGTCGAATTGAAAACCGTCGGCGAGACCCTTGTCGATCTCCTCGAGGCAAATGGCGTGGAGGTCGTATTCGGCATTCCCGGCGTGCATACGGTCGAGCTCTATCGTGGCCTTGCCGCATCGAGAATCCGCCACGTCACGCCGCGCCATGAACAGGGGGCCGGCTTCATGGCCGACGGCTATGCGCGCGTCAGCGGCAGGCCGGGCGTTGCGCTCGTGATCACCGGTCCGGGCCTCACCAACACGATCACCGCAATGGCGCAGGCCCGGCAGGACTCGATCCCGATGCTGGTGATCTCGGGCGTCAACCGCCGCGATTCCCTCGGGCATGGCCAGGGGCTGCTGCACGAGCTGCCCGATCAGCACGGGATGATGAAGACGCTGGCTCTCTATTCGCACACGCTTCTCAACCCCGCCGATCTGCCGCTCGTGGTCGACCGCGCCTTCGCCGTTCTGCTTTCCGGCCGGCCGGGCCCGGTCCATATCGAGATTCCGACCGACGTGATGGCCCTGAAGATCGAGGGCCGGCCGGCGAAGCCGGCTTCAGCGACCCGGCCACGCTCCGATAGCGAAACGCTGCAGAAGGCGGCGATCCTCTGTGCGGAGGCCGCGCGGCCGGTCATTCTGTGCGGCGGTGGCGCGCTAACTGCGGAAGCGGAAGTGCGTGAACTCGCCGAGCGGATCGGTGCGCCGGTGGTCACGACGGTCAACGCCCGCGGCATGCTTGCCGGCCACCCTCTCAGAGTACCGGCGAGCCCGAGCCTCAGGGCCGTTCGCGCGCTCCTGCGGGAGGCGGACCTCGTGCTGGCGCTCGGCACCGAGATGGGTCAGACGGATTACGACCTCTATGCCGATGGCGGCTTTCCGCCGCTGATGAACCTCGTTCGCACCGACATCGATGCGGCGCAGCTCGCGCGCGGGCCTGCAGCCGCACTTTCGATCCTGTCCGGCGCAAAGGCTGCGACGGCGGGCATTCTCGGCTTTCTGCCGGTCCATGCGGCGATCAGGGACGGAGCCGTGCGGGCCGAGACCGCGCGCAAGGCGGCACTGAAGGAACTGACGCCCAAGATGCTGGCGGAAGTCGGGGTCGTCGAGACGATCTACCGCACGCTCCCCGACTGCACCATCGTCGGCGACTCCACCCAGGCCGTCTATGCCGGCAACCTCTATTGCGACGCGCCGCGGCAACGGGCCTGGTTCAATTCGGCAACAGGCTACGGCTCGCTCGGTTATGCGCCGCCGGCGGCGGTCGGTGCTGCCGTCGCCGACCGGGAACGGCCCGTCATATGCCTTGTCGGCGACGGCGGGTTCCAGTTCTCCCTGGCCGAGATCGGCTCGGCGGTCGACGCGGCAGCGAGGGTGATCTTCCTCGTCTGGAACAATGACGGCTACCGGGAAATCGAGTCCTACATGGTCGAATCCGGGATCACGCCGGAGGGCGTCAAACCATCCGCGCCCGATTTCCTGCTTGCGGGCAAGGCCTACGGCTTACCGGCGGAGCGGCTGGCCAGTGTGAAGGACCTGCCGCGCGCGCTCACCGATGCGGCATCCCGCCCGGGCCCCTCGCTCATCGAAATCCATCAGGAAAGGACCCTGGGCGCCACAGCGTGA
- a CDS encoding LTA synthase family protein — protein MKWLKGTGLTLIPFHLHDYPIALTLGCYLLSCGVIFYTDRFALPARERRKNAPKYGRRQDRIDHLARLPVIALVFAGFFAISWRPLYAAAGTMSFFIIFTGISRAKFKFIREPLVFSDIALVADVFKYKTIFYATSLNIVFWLVAFLYVFGVSGLYMYFEPAILPERSRLFWVLVMIGIAAGPWGLLFYGPVNRPTAAVVQRLVKAIKVKMNTVRFGTFASVVFHFVIWLGVKREKIVAELSGMLRAAVHDLIGHEEAPLIVVWQSESFIDMRHFGVDSIKLPTIDRLRKQAVQWGRLSNVFEGGYTLRTEFAVLSGLEPDDIHVDASYPYLRAAHYADVVWPGKLKRAGWRTHFIHPYDRTFFLRHKAMPLLGFEKLTMLDAFDHKPERDGLYVSDATLAARVLTEIEKLPEEESGFFFVASMANHGPWEPGRVGTLTNPVDIYLAILEQSDAALKQLIDGLNRLDRPVWLVFYGDHAPLLKSFADPFPDPRSDYFIVPLAKARAAAHSPKTAKDEDPWNLLGSMLKHANLHKDALQ, from the coding sequence GTGAAATGGCTTAAAGGTACCGGCTTGACGCTCATTCCCTTCCACCTGCACGACTATCCGATAGCCTTGACCCTCGGGTGCTACCTGCTGTCCTGCGGGGTGATCTTCTACACGGATCGTTTCGCGCTGCCGGCGCGCGAGCGCAGGAAAAACGCACCGAAATACGGGCGCCGTCAGGACAGGATCGACCATCTCGCCAGGCTGCCGGTTATCGCGCTCGTCTTCGCCGGCTTTTTCGCGATCTCCTGGCGGCCCCTCTATGCCGCCGCCGGCACGATGAGTTTCTTCATCATCTTCACCGGCATATCCCGCGCGAAGTTCAAATTCATCCGCGAGCCGCTGGTCTTTTCCGATATTGCCCTGGTTGCGGATGTCTTCAAGTACAAGACCATCTTCTATGCGACCTCGCTGAACATCGTCTTCTGGCTCGTCGCCTTCCTGTACGTGTTCGGTGTATCGGGACTCTACATGTATTTCGAGCCCGCGATCCTGCCCGAAAGAAGCAGGCTCTTCTGGGTTCTTGTCATGATCGGGATCGCGGCCGGGCCCTGGGGCCTGCTGTTCTACGGGCCCGTGAACCGCCCGACGGCTGCTGTCGTGCAGAGACTGGTGAAGGCGATCAAGGTGAAGATGAACACGGTGCGTTTCGGTACCTTCGCTTCCGTCGTTTTCCACTTCGTCATCTGGCTCGGCGTGAAGCGCGAGAAGATCGTCGCCGAACTGTCGGGAATGCTGCGCGCCGCGGTACACGACCTTATCGGCCACGAGGAGGCTCCGCTGATCGTCGTATGGCAGTCGGAGTCCTTCATCGACATGCGGCATTTCGGCGTCGATTCGATCAAGCTTCCAACGATCGACCGGCTGCGCAAGCAGGCGGTGCAATGGGGCCGCCTGAGCAATGTCTTCGAGGGCGGCTACACGCTGCGCACCGAGTTCGCCGTTCTCAGCGGTCTCGAGCCGGACGACATCCACGTCGATGCGAGCTACCCCTATCTCCGCGCCGCACACTATGCCGATGTCGTCTGGCCGGGAAAGCTGAAGCGCGCCGGCTGGCGTACGCATTTCATCCATCCATACGACCGGACGTTCTTCCTGAGGCACAAGGCGATGCCCCTCCTCGGCTTCGAGAAGCTTACGATGCTCGACGCCTTCGACCACAAGCCGGAGCGGGACGGCCTCTACGTCTCCGACGCGACGCTGGCGGCGCGGGTGCTTACCGAGATCGAGAAGCTGCCTGAAGAGGAGAGCGGCTTTTTCTTCGTCGCGTCGATGGCCAATCACGGTCCCTGGGAACCAGGACGTGTCGGAACGCTCACCAACCCGGTCGATATCTACCTGGCGATCCTGGAGCAGTCGGACGCTGCGCTGAAGCAGTTGATCGACGGACTCAACAGGCTCGACCGGCCCGTTTGGCTCGTCTTCTACGGCGACCACGCACCCCTTCTGAAATCTTTCGCGGATCCCTTTCCGGATCCCCGCTCGGATTATTTCATCGTGCCGCTCGCCAAGGCCCGCGCTGCGGCTCATAGCCCGAAGACAGCGAAGGACGAGGATCCCTGGAACCTGCTGGGGTCCATGCTGAAGCACGCCAATCTGCACAAGGACGCGCTGCAATAG
- a CDS encoding capsule biosynthesis protein: MTADMTIDPAPPRTFLFLQGPASPLFGKIAGHLEALGHCCLRINLNAGDQIFWQRRGGHNYRGSFARWPAYLDAFIRRYAVTDLVLLGEERPYHRVAAAAAHKAGIRVFVVEMGYLRPDWLTLERNGMSSNSHFPADAGQIIHAATGLPEPDWRRRYRQTFFAEAAYDLLYNLPNVFLCFLFPGYRRHGIFHPLAEYAGWLRRLAVSKGEQRKADALIRSLSTEGAPYFVYPLQLETDYQLRAHSPFSSQREAIDVILLSFARHAPAAARLAVKVHPLDNSLIPWRKIVADKAASLGIGDRVACLDGGNLDLLAENSCGVVTVNSTAGLHALKQGKPVKVLGAAVFDIAGFTDQQPLDRFWTAPEPPDRDISAAVFRLMAATIQLRGNFYSRAGTAAAAKAIAQRLHRNDVNEPGGFVDPPPRRKPVKITKDQATPARSRS; this comes from the coding sequence ATGACGGCAGATATGACGATCGATCCCGCGCCGCCGAGGACCTTCCTGTTCCTGCAGGGACCTGCGTCGCCGCTCTTCGGCAAAATCGCCGGGCATCTCGAAGCTCTGGGTCATTGCTGCCTGCGCATCAACCTCAATGCCGGCGACCAGATCTTCTGGCAGCGCCGGGGCGGGCATAACTATCGTGGCTCGTTCGCGCGGTGGCCGGCCTATCTGGACGCCTTCATTCGCCGCTACGCCGTCACCGATCTCGTCCTGCTCGGCGAAGAGCGCCCTTACCACCGGGTCGCCGCGGCCGCCGCGCACAAAGCCGGTATCCGCGTCTTCGTGGTCGAAATGGGATACCTCAGGCCGGACTGGCTGACGCTCGAGCGCAACGGCATGTCGTCCAACTCTCATTTTCCGGCCGACGCCGGGCAAATCATTCATGCGGCGACGGGACTTCCCGAGCCCGATTGGCGACGGCGCTACCGGCAGACCTTTTTTGCCGAAGCGGCATACGACCTTCTCTACAACCTGCCGAACGTTTTCCTCTGCTTCCTCTTTCCCGGCTACCGCCGCCACGGGATCTTTCATCCGCTCGCCGAATATGCCGGCTGGCTGAGACGGCTGGCCGTCAGCAAAGGTGAGCAGCGCAAGGCGGATGCGCTGATCCGCTCGCTGTCGACGGAAGGTGCGCCGTACTTCGTCTATCCGCTTCAGCTTGAAACGGACTATCAGTTGCGCGCGCATTCACCCTTCAGCAGCCAGCGGGAAGCGATCGACGTCATCCTCCTCTCCTTTGCGCGCCATGCGCCGGCCGCAGCCAGGCTCGCCGTCAAGGTGCATCCGCTCGACAACAGCCTGATCCCCTGGCGCAAGATCGTCGCGGACAAAGCCGCCTCGCTCGGCATCGGCGACAGGGTCGCGTGTCTCGACGGCGGCAATCTCGATCTTCTGGCGGAGAACAGTTGCGGGGTGGTGACGGTCAATTCGACCGCCGGGCTGCATGCTCTGAAGCAGGGCAAGCCCGTGAAAGTCCTGGGCGCGGCAGTCTTCGACATCGCCGGATTTACGGACCAGCAGCCGCTCGACCGGTTCTGGACGGCGCCCGAGCCCCCGGACCGGGACATCAGTGCGGCCGTATTCAGGTTGATGGCCGCTACGATCCAGCTGCGCGGCAACTTCTATTCCCGTGCAGGGACCGCCGCCGCCGCCAAGGCAATCGCGCAACGGCTGCACCGCAACGACGTCAATGAACCGGGTGGCTTCGTCGACCCGCCGCCCCGCCGAAAACCGGTGAAAATTACAAAAGATCAGGCGACGCCGGCGCGCAGCAGATCGTGA
- a CDS encoding TetR family transcriptional regulator C-terminal domain-containing protein: protein MNRRSFYRAPEGERRQELIEATLDCISEFGLKGATVRQIAVRAGVTAGLVRHYFESKDQMVAEAYRAVIASLTEKAKNVEGDPATRLRDFIAINLTEPVADSRSISLWAAFISQVRVDPVLAEIHRDGYLAFRNALQQLLSDFLAAKGRPAGPEECRRYAIAINGLVDGLWVEGCLAGDLFREGELVSIAMASVEALLGLPIEK from the coding sequence GTGAACCGGCGCAGCTTCTATCGCGCCCCCGAGGGCGAGCGGCGCCAGGAACTGATCGAGGCGACGCTGGATTGCATTTCGGAATTCGGCCTCAAGGGAGCGACCGTCCGCCAGATCGCCGTTCGCGCCGGCGTCACCGCAGGGCTCGTCCGCCATTATTTCGAGTCCAAGGACCAGATGGTCGCCGAGGCCTACCGCGCCGTCATCGCCTCTCTCACGGAAAAGGCGAAGAATGTCGAAGGTGACCCCGCGACCCGCCTGAGAGACTTCATCGCCATCAACCTGACCGAGCCGGTCGCCGACAGCCGCAGCATCTCTCTCTGGGCCGCATTCATCAGTCAGGTGCGGGTCGATCCGGTGCTCGCGGAAATCCATCGGGACGGCTATCTCGCCTTCCGCAATGCCTTGCAGCAGCTGCTCAGCGATTTCCTCGCGGCCAAGGGCCGACCCGCCGGCCCCGAGGAGTGCCGCCGCTACGCCATCGCGATCAACGGCCTCGTCGACGGGCTCTGGGTCGAAGGCTGCCTTGCCGGCGATCTCTTTCGCGAGGGCGAACTGGTCAGCATCGCCATGGCGTCGGTCGAAGCCCTGCTCGGGCTGCCGATCGAAAAATAG